The following coding sequences are from one Streptomyces angustmyceticus window:
- a CDS encoding MarR family winged helix-turn-helix transcriptional regulator, whose amino-acid sequence MSKGTVHACDRAAPQVTAASGLDEAAAGLGTEIVRFSRLIAAWKQRAKTDGGAADRVLLARLVVGGDQRATDLAADAFLDLSTVSRQVRSLVERGLVTRRPDPEDRRGSLLAATDAGRAAFAHYRRQRDAELAALLEPWSPGDRADLIRLLGRLNEDMAERQHTRLGPGGDQGGAVEQGDIRT is encoded by the coding sequence ATGAGTAAGGGCACGGTCCATGCCTGCGACCGGGCTGCTCCGCAGGTCACCGCCGCGTCGGGACTCGACGAGGCGGCCGCCGGACTGGGAACGGAGATCGTCCGCTTCTCCCGGCTGATCGCGGCGTGGAAGCAGCGCGCCAAGACCGACGGCGGCGCCGCCGACCGGGTGCTGCTGGCCCGGCTGGTGGTCGGCGGGGACCAGCGGGCGACCGATCTGGCCGCCGACGCGTTCCTCGACCTGTCGACCGTCAGCCGCCAGGTGCGCTCGCTGGTCGAGCGGGGACTGGTGACCCGCCGCCCCGACCCGGAGGACCGCCGGGGGTCGCTGCTGGCGGCGACCGACGCCGGACGTGCCGCCTTCGCGCACTACCGCCGGCAGCGCGACGCCGAACTGGCCGCGCTCCTCGAACCCTGGTCGCCCGGCGACCGGGCCGACCTCATCCGGCTGCTGGGCCGTCTCAACGAGGACATGGCAGAACGACAACACACACGGCTGGGCCCCGGGGGAGACCAGGGCGGGGCCGTGGAGCAGGGAGACATACGTACATGA
- a CDS encoding SDR family NAD(P)-dependent oxidoreductase produces the protein MTVTETGRAEGTGIDAERMAVCLSVLEELDTLPVDHPDAITIRRATAGIYRTVKQRRRQERRAAKTANDRAVTAATATGAPDRIDDETQGLALTSSVTTEIAGILERPRSCYTCKSRYVEVDAFYHQLCPPCAKENRSRRDARTDLSGRRALLTGGRAKIGMYIALRLLRDGAHTTITTRFPHDAIRRFKAMPDSAEWLHRLKIVGIDLRDPAQVIALADAVSAEGPLDILINNAAQTVRRSPEAYGQLIDAESAPLPAGELPASVTLGHFGSGAPAALSAASADPGALTAEDITALALTTGSATPARIEAGTAIDAGGLVPDLHPTNTWIQKVDEVDPVELLEVQLCNMTAPFLLVSRLRPAMAAAAARRKYVVNVSAMEGQFSRGYKGPGHPHTNMAKAALNMLTRTSAREMLDADGILMTAVDTGWITDERPHPDKMRLAAEGFHAPLDLVDGAARVYDPIVRGEAGEDLFGCFLKDYAPAAW, from the coding sequence ATGACGGTGACCGAAACAGGCCGGGCCGAGGGCACGGGTATCGACGCGGAGCGGATGGCGGTCTGCCTGAGCGTGCTGGAGGAGCTCGACACGCTGCCCGTCGACCACCCGGACGCGATCACCATACGGCGCGCCACCGCCGGCATCTACCGCACGGTCAAGCAGCGCCGCCGGCAGGAGCGCCGGGCGGCCAAGACCGCCAACGACCGGGCCGTGACCGCGGCCACGGCCACCGGCGCGCCCGACCGGATCGACGACGAGACGCAGGGGCTGGCCCTCACCAGCTCGGTGACCACGGAGATCGCCGGCATCCTGGAGCGGCCCCGGTCCTGCTACACCTGCAAGAGCCGCTACGTCGAGGTCGACGCCTTCTACCACCAGCTCTGCCCGCCCTGCGCCAAGGAGAACCGGTCCCGCCGCGACGCCCGCACGGACCTCAGCGGCCGGCGCGCCCTGCTCACCGGCGGCCGGGCCAAGATCGGCATGTATATCGCCCTCCGCCTCCTGCGGGACGGCGCCCACACCACCATCACCACCCGCTTCCCCCATGACGCCATCCGCCGCTTCAAGGCGATGCCGGACAGCGCGGAGTGGCTGCACCGGCTGAAGATCGTCGGAATCGATCTCCGTGACCCGGCCCAGGTCATCGCGCTCGCCGACGCGGTGAGCGCCGAGGGCCCCCTCGACATCCTGATCAACAACGCCGCCCAGACCGTCCGCCGCTCTCCCGAGGCGTACGGGCAGCTGATCGACGCGGAGTCCGCCCCGCTGCCCGCCGGGGAGCTGCCCGCCTCGGTGACCCTCGGCCACTTCGGCAGCGGTGCCCCCGCCGCCCTCAGCGCCGCCTCCGCCGACCCCGGCGCGCTGACCGCCGAGGACATCACCGCCCTCGCCCTGACCACGGGCTCCGCCACCCCCGCCCGCATCGAGGCGGGCACCGCGATCGACGCCGGCGGCCTCGTACCGGACCTGCACCCGACCAACACCTGGATCCAGAAGGTGGACGAGGTCGACCCGGTCGAGCTGCTGGAAGTCCAGCTGTGCAACATGACCGCGCCCTTCCTGCTGGTGAGCAGGCTGCGCCCGGCGATGGCGGCGGCCGCGGCGCGCCGGAAGTACGTGGTCAACGTCTCCGCCATGGAGGGCCAGTTCAGCCGCGGCTACAAGGGCCCCGGCCACCCGCACACCAACATGGCCAAGGCGGCGCTGAACATGCTCACCCGGACCAGCGCCCGGGAAATGCTGGACGCCGACGGCATCCTCATGACGGCCGTGGACACCGGCTGGATCACCGACGAGCGCCCGCACCCCGACAAGATGCGCCTGGCCGCGGAGGGCTTCCACGCGCCCCTCGACCTGGTCGACGGAGCGGCCCGGGTGTACGACCCGATCGTCCGCGGCGAAGCGGGCGAGGACCTGTTCGGCTGCTTCCTGAAGGACTACGCGCCGGCGGCCTGGTGA
- a CDS encoding PPOX class F420-dependent oxidoreductase: MHLPPELLALLRRPSPCFLATSMPDGSPQLTQTWVDTDGTHVLINSVRGHVKTRNIARDPRVAVAVSDPEHPARYFQVRGRVVETTTEGAVEHIEQLARKYLGGPYPWYGGRDEERVLFVIAPESISGTG; this comes from the coding sequence GTGCACCTTCCCCCTGAACTTCTCGCGCTGCTGCGCCGGCCGAGCCCCTGCTTTCTGGCCACCTCGATGCCCGACGGCTCCCCCCAGCTGACCCAGACCTGGGTCGACACCGACGGCACCCATGTGCTGATCAACAGCGTCCGCGGCCATGTGAAGACCCGGAACATCGCGCGCGATCCCCGCGTCGCCGTGGCCGTCAGCGACCCCGAGCACCCCGCGCGCTACTTCCAGGTGCGCGGCCGGGTGGTCGAGACCACGACCGAGGGCGCGGTCGAGCACATCGAGCAGCTCGCCCGGAAGTACCTCGGCGGGCCCTACCCCTGGTACGGCGGCCGCGACGAGGAGCGGGTCCTCTTCGTCATCGCGCCGGAGAGCATCAGCGGCACGGGCTGA
- a CDS encoding TetR/AcrR family transcriptional regulator gives MAKAERTLETRERILSAACEVIAEVGFEKIRMRMVAEHAGVSTALLHYHFENRERLFAEAMTHSFAQTGTELERDADSVPASVVLARILHNMLPTDPELRQDWRLWQELWVRALRDETARHFAVDLYDQLHTWIGEAVRRGIASGEFSDCDVEAVSTLLVSLSDGFGIRLMLGDPRIDLPAAQAAIWHAVAGTLGVPDAFPEI, from the coding sequence CGCGTGCGAAGTGATCGCCGAGGTCGGCTTCGAGAAGATCCGGATGCGGATGGTCGCGGAACACGCCGGTGTGTCCACCGCCCTGCTCCACTACCACTTCGAGAACCGTGAGCGGCTCTTCGCCGAGGCGATGACGCACTCCTTCGCCCAGACCGGCACGGAACTCGAACGCGACGCCGACTCGGTGCCCGCCTCGGTGGTCCTCGCCCGCATCCTGCACAACATGCTGCCCACCGACCCCGAACTGCGGCAGGACTGGCGGCTGTGGCAGGAGCTGTGGGTGCGGGCCCTGCGCGACGAGACCGCCCGCCACTTCGCCGTCGACCTGTACGACCAGCTGCACACCTGGATCGGCGAGGCCGTCCGGCGGGGCATCGCGTCGGGCGAGTTCAGCGACTGCGATGTGGAGGCGGTCAGCACCCTCCTGGTCTCCCTGAGCGACGGGTTCGGCATCCGGCTGATGCTGGGCGACCCCCGCATCGACCTCCCCGCCGCCCAGGCGGCCATCTGGCACGCCGTCGCGGGCACCCTCGGCGTCCCCGACGCCTTCCCCGAGATCTGA
- a CDS encoding LysR family transcriptional regulator, with protein sequence MELRQLQYFVAVVEEANFTRAAARLHLAQPGVSAPIRQLERELGQPLLDRSGRSVTLTEVGASVLPFARAALAAVEEIRQTVDEFGGLLRGRVRVGLVSGASTRRFDLASLLADFHDAHPQVEMSLTEDTSERMLAALHDGALDLAVIGLADEEPPAGVSCRIVVDEPLVAAVAPDDALLAAHAGRTTVPLAALRDRPLISLPRGTGLRGVLERCCARAGFRPRIAFEAAAPQVLARLAARGLGVAVVPALPAAEAAAAGLRTLEITDPRPRGRVALAWRTEGPAGPAARALLERLRTSLPVPGAGGPSPSGPRTGSDRPAAAGGHAHQAAGA encoded by the coding sequence ATGGAACTTCGGCAGCTGCAGTACTTCGTCGCGGTGGTGGAGGAGGCCAACTTCACCCGGGCGGCCGCCCGGCTGCATCTGGCGCAGCCGGGGGTGAGCGCCCCGATCCGGCAGTTGGAAAGGGAGTTGGGGCAGCCGCTGCTGGACCGCTCCGGCCGTTCGGTGACCTTGACGGAGGTGGGCGCGAGCGTCCTCCCGTTCGCGCGGGCCGCGCTCGCCGCCGTGGAGGAGATCCGGCAGACCGTGGACGAGTTCGGCGGGCTGCTGCGCGGCCGGGTCCGGGTCGGGCTGGTCTCCGGCGCCAGCACCCGCAGGTTCGATCTGGCGTCGCTGCTGGCCGACTTCCACGACGCCCACCCGCAGGTCGAGATGTCCCTCACCGAGGACACGTCCGAGCGGATGCTCGCCGCCCTGCACGACGGCGCCCTCGACCTGGCGGTGATCGGCCTCGCGGACGAGGAACCGCCGGCGGGCGTCTCCTGCCGCATCGTGGTCGACGAGCCGCTCGTCGCCGCCGTCGCCCCCGACGACGCCCTCCTGGCGGCGCACGCCGGCCGTACGACCGTCCCGCTGGCCGCGCTCCGCGACCGCCCGTTGATCAGCCTGCCGCGCGGTACCGGTCTGCGCGGGGTGCTCGAACGCTGCTGCGCCCGAGCCGGTTTCCGGCCCCGGATCGCCTTCGAGGCGGCCGCCCCCCAGGTGCTGGCGCGGCTCGCCGCCCGTGGTCTCGGGGTGGCCGTCGTCCCGGCGCTGCCGGCGGCGGAGGCGGCGGCCGCCGGGCTGCGGACGCTGGAGATCACCGACCCGCGGCCGCGCGGCCGGGTCGCCCTGGCCTGGCGGACGGAGGGGCCCGCCGGCCCCGCGGCCAGGGCCCTCCTGGAGCGGCTGCGGACCAGCCTTCCCGTGCCGGGAGCCGGCGGGCCGTCACCGTCCGGACCGCGGACCGGGAGCGACCGGCCCGCGGCGGCCGGCGGCCACGCTCACCAGGCCGCCGGCGCGTAG
- a CDS encoding D-cysteine desulfhydrase family protein, protein MSSHGGTPRRAALATWPTPLEPAPRLARALGLGADDLWIKREDLTGLGGGGNKVRKLEWICGAALAEGATTLVTTGAAQSNHARLTAAAGQRLGLDVVLVLAGAAGDSASGNLVLDGLFGARVVWAGDVSGSGLAAAARGVAERLRERGAVPALIPLGGSSPLGAYGYAECGRELLGQAPDLDTVVVALGSGGTMAGLVDTLGPGKVLGVDCGAVPDPAGTVTGLVTALSGTVHTPESLRLRRDQVGAGYSTLTEESMDALTLAGRTEGIALDPVYTGRALAGLRAAVRDGSVAPGRRTVLLHSGGLPGLFGHGDAVARCQEALTVLPLHE, encoded by the coding sequence ATGAGTTCGCACGGCGGCACCCCCCGGCGGGCAGCGCTCGCGACCTGGCCGACCCCGCTGGAGCCGGCGCCGCGGCTGGCCCGCGCGCTCGGCCTCGGGGCGGACGACCTGTGGATCAAGCGCGAGGACCTCACCGGGCTCGGCGGCGGCGGGAACAAGGTCAGGAAACTGGAGTGGATCTGCGGTGCGGCGCTCGCCGAGGGCGCCACGACCCTGGTGACGACCGGCGCCGCACAGAGCAACCACGCCCGGCTGACCGCGGCCGCCGGCCAACGGCTCGGGCTCGATGTGGTCCTGGTGCTGGCCGGCGCGGCCGGTGACTCGGCCTCCGGGAACCTCGTCCTCGACGGCCTCTTCGGGGCCAGGGTCGTCTGGGCCGGAGACGTGAGCGGCAGCGGGCTCGCGGCCGCGGCCCGGGGCGTGGCGGAGCGGCTCCGGGAGCGGGGAGCCGTCCCGGCGCTGATTCCGCTGGGCGGCTCCAGCCCGCTGGGGGCGTACGGCTATGCCGAGTGCGGGCGCGAACTCCTGGGCCAGGCCCCCGACCTGGACACCGTCGTCGTCGCCCTGGGGTCCGGCGGCACGATGGCCGGGCTGGTCGACACCCTCGGCCCCGGGAAGGTGCTGGGCGTCGACTGCGGGGCGGTGCCCGACCCGGCGGGCACGGTCACCGGCCTGGTCACCGCGCTGTCCGGCACCGTCCACACACCGGAGAGCCTGCGGCTGCGACGGGACCAGGTCGGCGCCGGGTACAGCACGTTGACCGAGGAGTCGATGGACGCCCTGACGCTGGCGGGCCGTACGGAGGGCATCGCCCTCGACCCGGTCTACACCGGGCGCGCGCTGGCCGGGCTGCGGGCGGCGGTGCGGGACGGGAGCGTGGCTCCCGGGCGGCGCACCGTCCTGCTGCACTCCGGCGGGCTGCCGGGCCTGTTCGGCCACGGCGACGCCGTCGCCCGCTGCCAGGAAGCGCTCACGGTCCTGCCGCTCCACGAGTGA
- a CDS encoding MFS transporter, which translates to MSTATSPPAAGAEAIPGPGSLSHRQILTILSGLMLGMFLAALDQTIVSTSIRTIADDLHGLSEQAWATTAYLITSTIATPLYGKLSDLHGRKPYYLTAITVFVAGSVLCTFSTSMTELAAFRAVQGLGAGGLMSLALAIIGDIVPPRERARYQGYMLGTFATSSVAGPLIGGALAGQDQLLGITGWRWVFLVNVPIGIIALFVVAKVLNIPHTRRDHRIDWWGALTISIGVVPLLLVAEQGREWGWDSSRSIACYVIGVVGIIAWIFVERRIGDDALIPMRLFRNGTFSKTSLLSVLIGMGMFGGMLMIPQYLQLVKGASPTKSGLEMLPLMAGMFIASIASGQITAKTGRYKIFPIIGTALMIAAMLLFHFRVQWDTPLWETMIYMLVFGLGLGGCMQTLVLAVQNAVPPRDMGVATASSTFFRQMGATAGTAIFLSVLFSTVGDKISAAFKDAASTERFQAALRDPAVLHDPANKPVLDMLKHPGNGNSSGVLSDSSFIQHLDPRLAEPFKRGFADSMHTVFLMGAVVVALAFLLMWFIKEVPLRQISGLEARAQAEAEAAGGAGGAVEGAANGAGHGADTAVAEAPSGPADAPAADAVPVLAAAPSGAADRGAGTTGPAIRGTVRDGAGRPVAQAAVTLISVGGRQLGRTSTAADGGYTLPTTGPGTYVLIGSAGARRPQAVTVVVGGEPVSFDLTLSGAAGLSGEVREEKGDDPVPGALVVATDVRGEVVASGVAGQDGGFAFGELTPGSYTLAVSAEHHRPSALQVEVTSGDRNWYEVRLTLGAQVRGTVRTVRGGPVDDARVTLLDPAGNVVASATSGQDGEYVFTDLDSGEYTLIAAGYPPVATPLHLGADGHGAFDIELSHDQAH; encoded by the coding sequence ATGAGCACAGCCACCTCCCCGCCCGCCGCGGGAGCCGAGGCGATACCCGGACCCGGGTCCCTGAGCCACCGTCAGATCCTCACCATCCTCAGCGGCTTGATGCTGGGGATGTTCCTCGCCGCGCTCGACCAGACCATCGTCAGCACCTCCATCCGGACCATCGCCGACGATCTGCACGGCCTCAGCGAGCAGGCCTGGGCGACCACCGCGTACCTGATCACCTCGACGATCGCCACCCCGCTGTACGGCAAGCTGTCCGACCTGCACGGCCGCAAGCCGTACTACCTGACGGCGATCACCGTCTTCGTCGCGGGCTCGGTGCTGTGCACGTTCTCCACCTCGATGACCGAACTCGCCGCCTTCCGGGCGGTGCAGGGCCTGGGCGCCGGCGGTCTGATGTCCCTGGCGCTGGCGATCATCGGTGACATCGTCCCGCCCCGCGAACGCGCCCGCTACCAGGGCTACATGCTGGGCACCTTCGCCACCTCCAGCGTCGCCGGACCGCTGATCGGCGGGGCGCTCGCCGGACAGGACCAGCTCCTGGGCATCACCGGCTGGCGCTGGGTCTTCCTGGTCAACGTGCCGATCGGCATCATCGCGCTGTTCGTGGTCGCGAAGGTGCTCAACATCCCGCACACCAGGCGCGATCACCGCATCGACTGGTGGGGCGCGCTCACCATCTCCATCGGCGTCGTTCCGCTGCTGCTCGTCGCCGAACAGGGCCGGGAGTGGGGCTGGGACTCGTCGCGGTCGATCGCCTGCTACGTCATCGGCGTCGTCGGCATCATCGCCTGGATCTTCGTCGAGCGGCGGATCGGCGACGACGCGCTGATCCCGATGCGGCTGTTCCGCAACGGCACCTTCAGCAAGACCAGCCTGCTGTCCGTGCTGATCGGCATGGGCATGTTCGGCGGGATGCTGATGATCCCGCAGTACCTCCAGCTCGTGAAGGGCGCCAGCCCGACCAAGTCCGGCCTGGAGATGCTGCCCCTGATGGCGGGCATGTTCATCGCCTCCATCGCCTCGGGCCAGATCACCGCCAAGACCGGCCGCTACAAGATCTTCCCGATCATCGGCACCGCGCTGATGATCGCGGCGATGCTGCTCTTCCACTTCCGGGTCCAGTGGGACACCCCGCTGTGGGAGACCATGATCTACATGCTGGTCTTCGGCCTGGGCCTGGGCGGCTGTATGCAGACCCTGGTGCTGGCCGTGCAGAACGCGGTGCCGCCGCGGGACATGGGCGTGGCGACCGCCTCGTCCACCTTCTTCCGGCAGATGGGCGCCACGGCGGGTACCGCGATCTTCCTGTCGGTGCTGTTCAGCACCGTCGGCGACAAGATCTCCGCGGCGTTCAAGGACGCCGCGTCCACCGAGCGCTTCCAGGCCGCGCTGCGCGACCCCGCGGTGCTGCACGACCCCGCCAACAAGCCGGTGCTCGACATGCTCAAGCACCCCGGCAACGGCAACTCCTCGGGCGTGCTCAGTGATTCGTCCTTCATCCAGCACCTCGACCCGCGGCTGGCCGAGCCGTTCAAGCGCGGCTTCGCGGACTCGATGCACACCGTGTTCCTCATGGGCGCGGTCGTCGTCGCCCTGGCCTTCCTGCTGATGTGGTTCATCAAGGAGGTGCCGCTGCGGCAGATCTCCGGTCTGGAGGCGCGTGCGCAGGCCGAGGCGGAGGCCGCCGGGGGAGCGGGCGGTGCCGTGGAGGGCGCGGCGAACGGTGCCGGGCACGGGGCCGACACGGCGGTCGCCGAGGCGCCGTCCGGGCCGGCCGACGCTCCGGCCGCCGACGCCGTACCGGTCCTCGCCGCGGCCCCCTCGGGAGCCGCGGACCGCGGCGCCGGCACGACCGGCCCGGCGATCCGGGGCACGGTGCGGGACGGCGCGGGCCGTCCGGTGGCGCAGGCCGCGGTCACCCTGATCAGCGTCGGCGGCCGGCAGCTCGGCCGGACGTCGACCGCGGCCGACGGCGGCTACACCCTGCCCACGACGGGCCCCGGCACCTACGTGCTGATCGGCTCGGCGGGGGCCCGCCGGCCGCAGGCCGTGACGGTGGTGGTGGGCGGCGAGCCCGTCTCGTTCGACCTGACCCTCAGCGGCGCGGCCGGTCTCTCGGGCGAGGTCCGCGAGGAGAAGGGCGACGACCCGGTGCCCGGCGCACTCGTCGTGGCCACCGACGTCCGCGGCGAGGTCGTGGCCTCGGGCGTGGCCGGCCAGGACGGCGGCTTCGCGTTCGGTGAACTGACCCCGGGCAGCTACACCCTGGCCGTCAGCGCCGAGCACCACCGCCCGTCCGCCCTCCAGGTGGAGGTCACCTCCGGCGACCGCAACTGGTACGAGGTGCGGCTGACGCTCGGCGCCCAGGTCCGCGGCACGGTCCGTACGGTGCGCGGCGGCCCGGTGGACGACGCCCGGGTGACCCTGCTGGACCCGGCGGGCAATGTGGTGGCCAGCGCCACCAGCGGCCAGGACGGCGAGTACGTCTTCACCGACCTCGACAGCGGTGAGTACACGCTGATCGCCGCCGGCTACCCGCCGGTCGCCACCCCGCTGCACCTGGGGGCCGACGGTCACGGCGCGTTCGACATCGAACTGAGCCACGACCAGGCCCACTGA